A single genomic interval of Antarcticibacterium arcticum harbors:
- a CDS encoding RimK family protein, with protein sequence MNKIIVVNNTEKWQLKVKNIAIVSSRDYLTKPEFSQLKNARVFNLCKDYSYQSKGYYVSLLAEARGHQAIPTVKNLVDYREPKLVKIVSEEFEDLIQSSLKNIKSQEFTLSIYFGQNVAQKYKELSSMFYKHFQIPFLRITFNYTTKWNIKSVKAISESEIPEEHKESMHFFAAQYFAKKRYDTPKQHSADFDLAILVQPNDPAPPSNPKALKKFLEIAEGMNFYVEVIGPKDLSRLSAFDALFIRQSTEVNNDAYAFARKAQQEDIAIIDYPDAILKCCNKVFMAEALENANIPTPRTIIVHKDNKNDVLALTGLPCVLKSPDSTFSFGVKKAETEEEYHELVSMMLKKSELIIAQEFTYSEYDWRIGILDDVPIFACRYYMAKGHWQIYNWDAEKKDDQDGNADCLAIEKVPPQILSVALKASKLMGKGLYGIDVKEVNGKPLVIEINDNPNIDFGVEDRYYGDKIYTDILTAFKNRL encoded by the coding sequence ATGAATAAAATAATTGTGGTTAATAATACCGAAAAATGGCAGCTCAAGGTTAAGAACATTGCAATTGTGTCTTCCCGCGATTATCTTACCAAACCTGAGTTTTCACAGTTAAAGAATGCCCGGGTATTTAACCTTTGTAAGGATTATTCCTATCAATCTAAAGGATATTATGTTTCCCTTTTAGCCGAAGCCCGCGGGCACCAGGCCATTCCTACCGTTAAAAACCTGGTAGATTACAGGGAGCCAAAACTGGTGAAAATTGTTTCTGAAGAATTTGAAGATCTTATACAATCGAGCCTTAAAAATATCAAATCTCAGGAATTTACCTTAAGTATATATTTTGGGCAAAATGTTGCACAAAAGTATAAGGAACTTAGCAGCATGTTCTACAAACATTTCCAGATACCTTTCCTGCGTATAACTTTTAATTACACGACTAAATGGAATATTAAGAGTGTAAAAGCAATCTCTGAATCTGAAATTCCTGAAGAGCATAAGGAAAGCATGCATTTTTTTGCCGCCCAGTATTTTGCTAAAAAACGCTATGATACTCCCAAGCAACATTCTGCAGATTTTGACCTGGCAATTCTGGTACAGCCTAATGATCCTGCACCTCCCAGCAATCCTAAGGCTTTAAAAAAATTCCTTGAAATTGCAGAAGGGATGAACTTTTATGTGGAAGTGATAGGTCCCAAAGACCTTTCCCGGCTTTCAGCCTTTGATGCGCTGTTTATAAGACAGAGCACAGAGGTAAATAATGATGCCTACGCATTTGCAAGAAAAGCCCAACAGGAAGATATTGCAATTATAGATTACCCTGATGCTATTCTAAAGTGCTGCAATAAGGTTTTTATGGCAGAGGCTTTGGAAAATGCAAACATTCCAACTCCCAGGACTATTATTGTTCATAAGGATAATAAGAATGATGTCCTGGCACTCACAGGCTTGCCCTGTGTTTTAAAATCTCCTGATTCCACATTTTCCTTTGGGGTGAAAAAAGCGGAGACTGAAGAGGAATATCACGAGCTGGTGAGTATGATGCTTAAAAAATCTGAACTAATAATAGCTCAGGAATTTACCTATTCTGAATATGACTGGCGTATTGGTATTCTGGATGATGTACCCATTTTTGCCTGTCGCTATTATATGGCCAAAGGGCACTGGCAAATATATAACTGGGATGCCGAGAAGAAGGATGACCAGGATGGAAATGCCGATTGCCTGGCCATAGAAAAGGTTCCTCCCCAAATTTTGAGTGTGGCTTTAAAAGCTTCGAAATTAATGGGAAAAGGTCTTTACGGCATTGATGTAAAGGAAGTAAATGGAAAACCCCTGGTTATTGAGATCAACGACAATCCAAATATAGATTTTGGAGTGGAGGACCGTTATTACGGGGATAAAATATATACAGATATTTTAACAGCCTTTAAAAACCGGCTTTAA